One genomic segment of Ipomoea triloba cultivar NCNSP0323 chromosome 9, ASM357664v1 includes these proteins:
- the LOC116030323 gene encoding auxin response factor 3-like, whose amino-acid sequence MMSGLIDLNTVSNGDAGDETTTTSSSSANSELTASSGTAVASVCMELWHACAGPLISLPKKGSAVVYLPQGHLEHLCDYTAVAYDLPPHVFCRVVDVKLQAELATDEVYAHVSLVPDNQIEQKWSNGETEVDNGEDDNEGIGKSTAPHMFCKTLTASDTSTHGGFSVPRRAAEDCFPPLDYKQQRPSQELVARDLHGIEWKFRHIYRGQPRRHLLTTGWSAFVNKKKLVSGDAVLFLRSGDGELRLGVRRTDQAKSGTPYLAPFSQHMNISGIADVVNAISTKGVFHICYNPRHSSSEFIVPYHKFSRSLVHSFSAGMTFKMRHETEDTAERYTGLILGVSDIDPVRWPGSKWRSLLVRWDDLDSTRHNRVSPWEIEPSGALPGPSSMVVPAAKRTRVGLPNVKADFSIPGDRMAVSENGDPSRFQVLQGQEVMGLNTTCDGIDRFPPRIRYFPDSDDFRISGMSRGIIPQFADPFESHERTGFVESQRFNKVLQGQETFPNTLYGKSVTGPVQPTHGSGIVGGIHVRSHLSTRSTPPIQDCIAQRNPSTPIVQVSSPPSVLMFQQANSPAKFQPLYNHNLGKLDNGNPAAKYERQLPSCPPFEDGPRVEDLQRISSFSSHKEHKLLGFSHLLGSQTSVKGNQNLVSSMCNSNCRIFGFPLNEGRSAITKDNNPIQATTSHGHEITPFPCSEGQLHLRPPLITSVAGSNYTNVNDLYPARDALLDIAL is encoded by the exons ATGATGTCTGGACTAATCGATCTGAACACGGTGAGCAATGGCGACGCCGGAGATGAGACGACGACGACGTCGTCGTCCTCGGCGAATTCCGAATTGACGGCGTCCTCTGGGACGGCCGTGGCGTCGGTTTGTATGGAGCTCTGGCACGCATGTGCCGGACCGTTGATTTCTCTGCCAAAGAAAGGAAGCGCCGTAGTGTATCTACCACAGGGCCACCTGGAGCACCTCTGCGACTACACCGCCGTAGCCTATGACCTCCCTCCTCACGTCTTTTGCCGCGTTGTCGACGTCAAGCTCCAG GCAGAGTTAGCTACTGATGAGGTCTATGCCCATGTGTCGCTGGTTCCGGACAATCAG ATTGAGCAGAAATGGAGTAATGGAGAAACTGAGGTGGATAATGGGGAAGATGATAATGAAGGTATTGGAAAATCAACTGCACCACATATGTTCTGCAAGACACTCACGGCTTCAGATACTAGCACTCATGGTGGTTTCTCTGTCCCTCGTCGAGCTGCTGAAGATTGCTTTCCTCCTTTG GATTACAAACAACAGAGGCCATCACAGGAGCTTGTAGCAAGAGATCTGCATGGGATAGAGTGGAAATTTAGACACATCTACCGAG GTCAGCCACGAAGACATTTACTTACAACAGGTTGGAGTGCATTTGTCAATAAGAAGAAGCTGGTTTCTGGAGATGCTGTGCTTTTCCTAAG GAGTGGTGATGGGGAACTTAGGCTTGGGGTTAGAAGAACAGATCAAGCTAAAAGTGGTACTCCCTATCTAGCCCCATTTAGCCAACACATGAACATCAGTGGTATTGCGGATGTTGTCAATGCAATATCTACTAAGGGTGTTTTCCACATCTGTTACAACCCGAG GCATAGTTCATCAGAATTTATTGTGCCTTACCACAAATTCTCAAGAAGTCTCGTACATTCTTTTTCAGCTGGAATGACGTTTAAGATGCGTCATGAAACAGAAGATACTGCAGAGAG GTACACTGGGCTCATACTTGGGGTTAGTGATATAGATCCTGTTCGATGGCCTGGTTCAAAATGGAGGAGCCTATTG GTCAGGTGGGATGATCTCGATTCTACTAGACACAATAGGGTTTCACCATGGGAGATTGAACCTTCTGGAGCACTTCCTGGACCAAGCAGCATGGTTGTACCTGCTGCAAAGAGGACCAGGGTTGGCTTGCCAAATGTGAAGGCTGATTTTTCGATTCCTGGAG ATAGGATGGCTGTATCAGAGAATGGAGACCCTTCCAGGTTCCAGGTCTTGCAAGGTCAAGAAGTTATGGGGTTGAACACTACGTGTGATGGAATTGATCGTTTCCCACCCAGAATAAGATATTTTCCTGATTCTGATGATTTCAGGATTTCTGGAATGAGCAGAGGCATTATACCCCAATTTGCAGACCCATTTGAATCTCATGAAAGGACTGGCTTTGTTGAATCACAACGATTCAATAAGGTCTTGCAAGGTCAAGAAACTTTTCCTAACACACTATATGGCAAGAGTGTTACTGGCCCGGTGCAGCCTACCCATGGTTCTGGAATTGTTGGTGGTATTCATGTGCGAAGTCACTTGAGCACGAGGTCTACACCACCAATTCAAGATTGTATTGCTCAAAGAAATCCATCTACACCTATTGTTCAAGTGTCATCTCCGCCTTCTGTGCTAATGTTCCAGCAAGCAAACTCTCCTGCTAAATTTCAACCATTGTACAATCATAACCTGGGGAAGCTCGACAATGGCAACCCGGCTGCAAAGTATGAAAGACAACTACCATCTTGTCCACCTTTTGAAGATGGTCCTAGAGTAGAAGATCTACAAAGAATCAGTTCCTTTTCTTCCCATAAAGAACATAAGCTACTGGGATTTTCACATCTTCTTGGGTCTCAGACCTCAGTCAAAGGCAATCAAAACTTAGTTTCTTCCATGTGCAACAGCAATTGCAGAATATTTGGGTTTCCCTTAAATGAGGGAAGAAGTGCTATAACTAAAGACAACAATCCAATTCAAGCTACAACCTCACATGGCCATGAGATCACTCCTTTTCCTTGCAGTGAAGGACAGTTACATTTAAGACCTCCACTGATTACTAGTGTTGCGGGAAGCAACTATACCAATGTAAATGATCTCTATCCTGCAAGAGATGCTCTTCTTGATATAGCTCTCTAA
- the LOC116030788 gene encoding uncharacterized protein LOC116030788 produces MIPIKALNLFHRRLYQNKHTMVLLPKESLDLFLVPTGLLVMFAYHLILLYRYLHTPHTTVIGFENNDKRAWVEKVMQAENKNVSTALDVLAYNNTGATFMATVCLTLSSLIGTWMANNSSIFISDLIYGDTRAATMGVKYISLLVCFLVGFSCFVQASRNFIHANYLISMPDSDIPISYVESAVIRGGEFWSLGLRALYFAVTLLFWFFGPIPMFGTSMGMVLLLHYLDRNTTPLHRHRSSDKGKQPLMSVEEAVFGYR; encoded by the exons ATGATCCCAATTAAAGCCCTCAATCTCTTCCATCGTCGTCTCTACCAGAACAAACATACAATGGTCTTGCTCCCGAAGGAATCCCTTGATCTGTTCCTGGTCCCAACTGGCCTCCTCGTCATGTTTGCTTATCATCTCATCTTGCTCTATAGATACCTCCACACCCCTCACACCACCGTCATCGGCTTCGAGAACAATGACAAGAGAGCTTGGGTCGAAAAAGTCATGCAG GCGGAGAACAAGAACGTGAGCACAGCTCTAGATGTTTTGGCATATAACAACACGGGGGCTACGTTCATGGCGACAGTTTGTTTAACGTTAAGCTCTCTGATTGGGACATGGATGGCGAATAATTCCAGCATTTTCATCAGCGACTTAATCTACGGCGACACGCGGGCGGCGACCATGGGGGTGAAGTACATAAGCTTACTCGTGTGTTTCTTGGTGGGATTTTCTTGCTTCGTCCAAGCATCAAGGAACTTCATTCATGCTAATTATCTGATCAGCATGCCGGACAGCGACATTCCGATCAGCTACGTTGAATCGGCGGTGATCAGGGGAGGTGAATTCTGGTCGCTTGGGCTTAGAGCTCTATATTTCGCCGTAACTTTATTGTTCTGGTTTTTTGGTCCGATTCCCATGTTTGGTACCTCAATGGGTATGGTTTTGTTGCTGCATTATCTGGACCGGAATACGACGCCGTTGCATCGCCACCGATCTTCCGACAAAGGAAAGCAACCGTTGATGAGTGTTGAGGAAGCCGTGTTTGGTTATAGATGA
- the LOC116030689 gene encoding uncharacterized protein LOC116030689: MAGTVYLKTNRFEVKLEGITFKAKDFEYLCTEDFLFPKGKVWVRPPVVGIDVMHHPRDPSIVLVLLCFGLGCVILRFHSGAEIPGPIHKFLTDERICFVGFGIPEKRELFPFEQLGLTKHKADVGYLAAKFYNSPKYKRCDLGDLARKVLGIRRMVGLADSSSFERHEQIKCGISHLFMSTVIAISLFGAMEKKKVNESPKKSPFPMNLSLLPLTEGWLKMFEGKIREQIDAREKDSNEEDAFGEEIGCQTRDTQVNMGNEFASAKGERMYSSRDYLVRAKVSEAADDLVTGEEDTGNDNDSNMTKKQPLIGIFKRLFPSGMSQFNPCPEPVDPDKETISTPRKPLKGILKCPSSSYVELRSNPSPWSDVSNKEPNYTTAKKPIKGILKCPSSSSMERRFAKPGSPPVTFKEPQNTLKRANSKGHNVRFQCN, from the exons ATGGCCGGTACTGTATATCTAAAAACCAACCGTTTTGAGGTTAAGCTAGAAGGCATTACCTTCAAAGCAAAAGATTTTGAATACTTGTGCACAGAggattttctttttccaaaaggTAAGGTTTGGGTTCGTCCACCCGTTGTTGGCATTGATGTTATGCATCACCCCCGTGATCCCTCAATAGTGTTAGTGCTGTTGTGTTTCGGTCTAGGTTGTGTGATCCTCAGGTTTCATTCGGGGGCAGAAATCCCGGGTCCAATTCACAAATTTCTTACTGATGAGAGAATTTGCTTTGTTGGTTTTGGCATACCTGAGAAGAGAGAGCTATTCCCGTTTGAACAATTAGGCTTGACAAAACATAAGGCCGATGTTGGTTACCTAGCTGCCAAATTTTATAACTCCCCAAAGTACAAGAGATGTGACCTTGGAGATCTGGCGCGGAAAGTTCTTGGGATCAGGAGAATGGTTGGGCTGGCTGATTCTTCGTCGTTCGAGAGACACGAGCAGATCAAATGTGGGATCAGCCATCTGTTTATGTCTACTGTTATTGCCATTTCATTGTTTGGTGCCATGGAGAAGAAAAAAGTTAATGAATCCCCCAAGAAAAGTCCTTTTCCAATGAATCTTTCCTTGCTGCCTCTAACTGAAGGATGGCTCAAAATGTTTGAAGGAAAAATTCGCGAGCAGATTGATGCTAGGGAGAAAG ACAGCAATGAAGAAGATGCTTTCGGTGAAGAAATTGGTTGCCAAACCAGAGATACCCAAGTTAACATGGGCAATGAGTTTGCTTCTGCTAAAGGTGAAAGGATGTATTCTTCTCGCGATTATCTTGTCCGAGCCAAAGTGAGCGAGGCGGCGGATGATTTGGTTACAGGAGAGGAGGACACGGGAAATGATAATGATTCTAATATGACAAAAAAACAGCCATTGATAGGGATCTTTAAGCGCCTATTTCCATCAGGTATGTCACAGTTTAATCCATGTCCTGAACCTGTTGATCCCGACAAGGAGACAATCAGCACACCAAGAAAGCCATTGAAAGGGATCCTAAAATGTCCCTCCTCTTCATATGTGGAACTCAGGAGTAATCCATCTCCTTGGAGTGATGTTTCCAATAAGGAGCCAAACTACACCACTGCCAAAAAGCCTATAAAAGGGATCTTAAAGTGCCCGTCGTCTTCATCCATGGAACGACGTTTTGCTAAGCCCGGTTCCCCACCTGTAACTTTCAAGGAACCACAAAACACCCTGAAGAGAGCCAATTCCAAGGGCCACAATGTAAGGTTTCAATGCAATTAA
- the LOC116030920 gene encoding 28 kDa heat- and acid-stable phosphoprotein-like yields MGRGKFKGKPTGRRQFSTPEEMMAGTPASRPRTFRQEEAEVEKDERFGNESSEESEGSEKEQRRVAPRSLIEIENPNLAKPKNLKAKNADTEKTTELSRREREEIAKQKAHERFMRLQEQGKTEQSRKDLERLAQIRQQRAEAAKKREQEKAARERKKLEAQK; encoded by the exons ATGGGGAGAGGAAAGTTTAAGGGAAAGCCCACTGGCCGTCGCCAATTCTCCACTCCAGAGGAGATGA TGGCTGGTACCCCTGCATCTCGCCCGCGCACATTTAGACAG GAAGAAGCTGAAGTAGAGAAAGATGAGAGATTTGGTAACGAGTCCAGTGAGGAGTCTGAAGGGTCTGAAAAAGAACAA AGGCGGGTGGCTCCACGCAGCCTGATTGAGATTGAGAATCCAAATCTAGCCAAGCCTAAGAATCTGAAAGCCAAGAATGCTGAT ACTGAGAAAACAACTGAACTTTCGAGGCGTGAGAG GGAAGAGATAGCGAAGCAGAAAGCTCATGAGCGATTCATGAGGCTCCAAGAACAAGGCAAAACAGAACAATCAAGGAAAGATTTAG AACGATTGGCTCAGATAAGGCAACAGAGAGCTGAAGCTGCCAAAAAAAGGGAACAGGAGAAAGCTG CCAGAGAACGAAAGAAGTTGGAAGCTCAGAAATGA